GGGCGCGTCCGCGCGCCAGCGCACCGTCCCCGACCCCGCCGCCGCGACGCTCGCCAACGATGTCGGACCCTCCGGCTCGGCCGTACCACCGAAGCCGCTGAGGGCGAAGTCCACCCGCCCGGTGGCCCGCAGCCCGTTGACGTTGCGGAAGACCGCCGACAGTCGCGCACTGCCGCCCGGCGGCAGCACCGGCGGCTCGGCCGTGACGGTCAGCGACCCCTGGTACGGCGCCCGCGCCAGCACGTCCCGCACCCGCACCGCCGCACCGTACGCGTCCCCCACCGGCCGCGACGGATAGTCCTTCCGCTCCCGTGTCCACGGTTCCTCGAACGCGAACCAGTCCACGGCCACCGGAGCGGTCCCCGTGGCGAGCGCGTCCTCCAGCGCGTCCAGCCACTTCTGCCAGCGCGGGACGTAGAAGTCGGCCATGAGACCGTTCCACTCCCGGTTGCCGTACTCGTGCAGATTCCCCGTGTCGGACGTGGCCCGCCCGCCCCACACCGTGATCAGCACCTTCGCCGTCCGCTCGAACTCCGCCCGCTCGGCGTCGTTCGTGGCCATCAGCCGCGCGTCGTTCACCCACGGCCCGAGCAGGAACGCCGCGTTCGTCCCCGTCACCTCGTCGGACAGCCGCATCAGCCGCAGCCAGAGCGTGGACAGCGCACGGAACGTCGCGAGATCGCCCCGCCGGTAGGCCGCCCGCAGTTGCGGCAGGTACTGGCGGCTCCGGTGCGCGAGCGCCTGCCGGGCCACGTCCACCACGTCGTACCGGTACGCCGGGTTGCTGCGCAGCCCGCCCGCTACGCTCAGCAGCCCGGCGAGGGCCGCGTCGAAGCGGCCCGGGTCGTACGTCAGGGTCCTCGGCGCGTACTCGGCCGCCCGGTCCGCGGCCAGGTCGGGGCGGGCGCAGAACAGGGAGTCGTGCGGGTCGCTGCGCTCCACGGCCCGCTGCTGGTACGCGGTGTCGTGCAGCGCCCGCCACGCCCTGCGGGCGCCGTCGTCCCGGCCGCCGTAGCGGAAGTCGGCGTACGAGGAGAACCAGGCGGCCCGGTCGATCTTCTCGGGTGTCCAGGCCAGTTCGGAGAAGAGCTCGAAGGCCGCGGGGTCGCGGTCGGTGGCCTCCGGCATGAACGCCGTACCGACGAGCGCGCTGTCCGCCTTGTCCCGCCAGGCGAAGAACTTGTCGTTCCAGAGGTGCGCGCGGGCCCCGATGGTCGTACGGCCGCCGAAGTTGGGGATCGTGCCGAAGCAGTACGGGGTGCCGCCCCAGTCGCGCTCGCGGTTCGTGACGCTGGTGTAGCGGTCGGAGACACCGTCCACGATCAGCATCTTCGACCGGTCGATGGCGTCCAGCAGTTCGGGCAGCGGGTTCTCCTGCCAGCCGAGGATCACCCAGGTGGCGCCGGGGTGGGCCTTCTGGAGGGCTTTCTCCACGCCCTGCGCGGCGTCCGGCACCGGCACGTCGCCGGCCGTGCCGCCCTCGTGCAGGAGGTCCATCTTGAAGTGGGACGCCTCCCCGTACACGTCCTCCAGGTGCCCGTAGAAGGAGGCGGCGACCCGGGCGAAGGAGTCGGTGCGCGGGTCGAGCCAGTCGGGGCGTTCGAAGCCGTGCCAGATGCCCTGCGGGACGACGTGCGCGTCACCGCCGTTGCGTGCCACGAACTCCTTGGGCACATGCCCGTAGTAGCCGGGCAGTACCGGGGACATGCCCAGTTCGCGCAGCCGGTCGGCGATCCGCCGGCCCAGGGCGGCCCGGCGGGCGATCAGCTCGGGGGAGAGGGGCCCGCCGTAGCCGGAGAGGTTCTGCAGCAGCCACCAGGGCTGGTGCGAGGGCGCGGGCAGCCAGGCCCGGGACTCCTCGTCGGAGTAGCCGAAGTCCTTCAGCAGCCGGTGGTAGACGGCCTCCATCCCCGCGATGACCAGCACCTCGTTGCAGCCGTGCGCCGCCAGCAGATCGATCTGGTGCTCCCAGTACGACCAGTCCGCGTACGGGGCGGTGTAGCCGTCGTTGGTGTCGTTGAGCGCGAAGCGGTGGGGGAGGGCGGTGGATCTCTCCAGGGGGCGGGCCGGCGCGGGGAGGCGCTCGGGCAGGTCGAGCTGGCTGCCGTTCCAGGCGAGGTGTGCCCCGCAGACGTACTTGAGGTACCAGTGGACGCCCATGAGCAGCGTGGCCGGTGTCGTGGCCCGGACCTCGATGCGTCCGGTGGTTCCCGTGACCCGGAACCGGTCGACGGTGCCGCTGCGGTCGAGCAGACTGAGCCGGAACTGTCCGGCATGGCCGGGCAGCAGCCGATTGAGCGCGGAGCGCGCGGGAGCCGTATCGAAGGCGGGGCCCTCGCCGGGGCTCTCTGCGGCGTGGGCCGGAGCCGACCACTGCAGGTAGGTTCCGAGGCCGATGACACCGGCCGAGCCCAGCACCGTGCGTCGCGACGGACTGTTCATGTCTGTGTGCCCCCTGTGTCGACGGTGGCGGCACGCTAACGGGGCGACCGTCCGTGAACAACGGTGCGCACGGAGCTGGCGAGTTCATGTCGCCGGAATGGACCCGGAGGTACGGATGAGTTTGACGAGGAAGAGCCTTGCGGGGAGCGCGGCCGGCACGGTCGCCGCCCTGCTGCTGCTGACCGGCTGCGGCTCGGGCGACGACGCCGAGGCCGCCGTTCCGAAGACGGCGACCGGCACGCTGGAGCACATCGCGGGCGAGGTGGGCTGCAAGCCCGACATGCAGACGGACGCGGACACCATCCGGCAGGCCCTCTGCACGAACAAGGACGGCGACTTCGACGGCAAGTTCGTCCTCGCGACCTTCGCCACCGACCGGGGCCAGGCGGAATGGCTCGCCGGCGCCAAGGACTACGGCGGCTACTACCTCGTCGGCCGCAAGTGGGTCGCCGTCGGGGAGAAGAAGACGGTGGGCGGGCTGCAGAGCACGCTCGGGGGGGAGGTGCAGGAGGGGTCGGAGCACATGAACCCCGGTGGCAGCCACAACAACGGCGACCACAGCGGCTGACCGCGCGCGGCCGGCCACGAGGAACGACGAAAGCCGGCGGTGGGATCTCCCACCGCCGGCTTCCTCGTCACTGCTCGGGCGCTACCGCCTGGGTGCTACTGGCAGTCCTGGCCGCTGTTGATGCAGTCGACCACCTGGTTCATCGTGTTCTCGTCGAAGAAGTTGATGAAGTCGTTGTGGTCGGTGATGGCCTTGTGCAGCTGGTCCGGGAAGGAGTCGATCGCGTACGCGTTCTGCAGCTGCCCGTTCTGGATGGACGGGGCCGGGATGTCGTAGACCAGGCGGACCTGGAGCTGCGGGATGGCCTGGAAGCCGTTGGAGCAGCTGCCGTCCTGTTCGACGAAGTCGACGTGCGTGCGGTGGTTGGCGCTGTCGATGTTCTGGCCGTCCCAGCAGCTCTGGAAGAAGGACGTCCGGACCACGGAGCTGCCCTCGGGGCAGATCGGGTACTTGTCCGTCACCACACGGTCCTCGAAGCCGGTGCAGCTCCAGTTCGTGTTGGCGTTGTTCAGGCCGTTCACGAAGGACTTCGCGTCACCGGTGATGATGCGCAGCGCGGTCGGCATCGCGACGACGTCGCCCTGCTTGTTGCCGACGAACTTCAGTTCGGCCTGGCTGGGCTCGACGATCTTGCCGACGTTGCCGTCCTGGCCACCGCCGGGCGCGTTGGCGTCGATGTCGTTCGTGCCGTCCTGCAGACGGATGACCGGCCAGAAGTACGAGGACTTGTCGCCCTGGTTCTGGCAGGTGGTCTGCGCGTTGGCCAGGTCCTGGTCGCTCGCGAAGGCGTTGTTGCTCTGGTTGCCGACGTAGTCGTGCTGGTGCTGGGCACCGTTGCTGACACCGGGGGCGACGATCACGTTGTCCGAGTTGCGGAGCTCGTTCTCGTTGGTGCCGCAGTTCGTGGTGAAGGAACCCGTCGAACCGCCGTCGCCGTTGGCCGCGAGGCCGTTGCCGTTGACGCCCTTCGGACCGCCGTTCGGCTGGACCTGGTTGATGTCGATGAAGTCGCCCGCGACCGGACCGTTGCCGCCCTGGCCGTTGCCGCCCTGGTTCTGGCCGTCGCCGCCCTGGTTCTGGTCCTGACCGTCTCCGCCCTGGTTCTGGTCCTGGCCGTCGCCGCCCTGGTTCTGGCCGTCCTGGTTCTGGTCCTGGCCGTCGTTGTTGCCGCCCTGGTCCTGGCCGCCACCCGCGTTGGTCTGGTTCGGGTCGGCGACGCCCTTGCAGCCGGCGAGCTGGTCCATGCCCTGCGGAACCTGCCCGCCCGCGTTCCGGATGTTGATGCCGATCCGGTCGAGGGTGGCCACTCGCTTGGACTTGAGCGGGCCGATGATGGCGTTGTTGACGAAGCCGGCGTCTCCCGCCTGGGCCTGGCGCGTGTCGGCGAGGCGCTTGTAGGCCTCGGTGATCTGCTGGTCCAGCAGCGCCAGTTCCTTGGCGACACCCTGGCGCGCCCTCTCGGGCACGTTCGTCAGCTGCTGGCCGACGTCCGGGCAGTCGATCGTGGCCACCTGCGCGGAGGCCAGTGTGCTGTTCTGCCCGGACTTCGACTCGCCCGCTGAGGCGTAGAAGTTCGCCCAGACCAGGCCGCCGCCCGCGACCGCGAGCGCCGCGGATGCGGCGATGGCCCGGACGGCCAGCGGCGAACGTCGTTTGCGTGTGTTGCGTCCCATGGAACTCCTCTGACTTCCTTGCGGGGCATCGAGGCGCCCGACAGGAGTGAAGCGGCTCCCTCACATACGCGGTGAGTCCCAGGAGTGTTCAGACGACTCAGAAATTGATGAGAGATTCGTGGGACAAAGTGGTTTCAACGCCCCACGGAACACCGGGAGTTGTCACTTCTCTACGGCGTGTGCGCGGTGAGGGTCCCGAGCGGGGTCCGTGACGGGATCGTTTCGGCGGCCCTGGTCAGGATGAGCGAGTACCGCCGTCCTCGTGCCGATTGCCTGTTCGGCTGCGGCTGCGGCTGCGGCTGCGGTTGCGAACGCCACCGAAACCGTGCGCGGGCTCTAGAGGCCCAGCACCTTCGCCTCCACCGCAGGGTCCAGACCCACCACCGGCCGGTCGGGCCGGTGCGGTGCGACGCCACCGAGCCCCGTCAGCCACTCCCAGGTGTCCCGCACGGTCTCCGTCACGCTCCGGCAGCGCAGTCCGTCCCGCTCGGCCCGCGACACGTCCGCCCGGTGCAGCGCGTCGTGCAGGTCGCTCCCGTCGGGCACCCACACCGGCAGCGCGGTCCACGGTTCGACCCCGGCGTCTAGGATCAACTCCGGGGCCGTCCAGCGGAGTTCGGCTCCGCCTCCGGTCACCCGCACGCACGCGTCGAGCAGCTCGCCCATGGTGGTGGTGCCCGTGCGGCCGGCCAGGTTGTAGGCGCCGCTCAGCCCCTGTTCCGCCGCGCCGAGCACCCAGTCGGCGAGATCGCGGACGTCGACGTACTGGAGAGGGAGGTCCCGGGGGCCGGGCGCCAGGACCGGTCCGCCCCGGGCGACACGGTTGAGCCACCAGGGCAGCCGGCCGATGTTCTCGTACGGTCCGAGGATCAGCCCGGAGCGCACCAGGAGCGAACGGTCGGCGCCGAACGCCTCGACCGCGGCGAGCTCACCGCCCCGCTTGTCGCGGGCGTAGTCGGTCTGCTCCGCGTCGGCCGACGCGCCCTCCACCAGGGGTGCCCGCTCGTCGTACCCGGCGGCCGGGGGCCAGGCGTACACCGAGCAACTGGACACGTACACATGACGTTCGACCCGGTCGGCCAGCAGTCGCGCGGCGTCCCGGACCGCTCGCGGCGCCGCCGACCAGGTGTCGACGACGACATCCCACCCGCCGCCGCCGGAACCGGAACCGGTGGAGACGGCCTCGACGAGCGCCGCGAGCCCGTCCGGTGCGGTGCGGTCGCCCAGCAACGACCGCACCCCGGCCGGAGGCGCGTGGCGTCCCCGATGGAAGACGGTCACCTCCCAGCCGCGGGCCCGCGCCGACTCCACGACGGCGCGGCCCACGAACTCCGTACCACCCAGTATCAGAAGTCTCATACCGCCGACTCTGCCCGCGGGGACCCCGGTACGGAACGGGAATCTGCTCTCAGGAGATCTGCTCTCGCAAGGCCTCCTCTCGGAAAGCCTCTCTCGGAAGGCCTCCTCTCGGGAAGCCTCCTCTCAGGAGGTCTCCTCGCGGGAGATCAACCACGCAGCGGCGGCGTGTACTTGTACCCCACCCGCCGGACCGTCCGGATCGCCTGGCGGAACTCCGCGCCGAGCTTGCGGCGCAGCCGGGCGATGTGGACGTCGACGGTCCGCCCGTCGCCCACATGCCCGTAGCCCCACACCGTCGTGACCAACTGGTC
The DNA window shown above is from Streptomyces akebiae and carries:
- a CDS encoding alpha-N-acetylglucosaminidase, which produces MNSPSRRTVLGSAGVIGLGTYLQWSAPAHAAESPGEGPAFDTAPARSALNRLLPGHAGQFRLSLLDRSGTVDRFRVTGTTGRIEVRATTPATLLMGVHWYLKYVCGAHLAWNGSQLDLPERLPAPARPLERSTALPHRFALNDTNDGYTAPYADWSYWEHQIDLLAAHGCNEVLVIAGMEAVYHRLLKDFGYSDEESRAWLPAPSHQPWWLLQNLSGYGGPLSPELIARRAALGRRIADRLRELGMSPVLPGYYGHVPKEFVARNGGDAHVVPQGIWHGFERPDWLDPRTDSFARVAASFYGHLEDVYGEASHFKMDLLHEGGTAGDVPVPDAAQGVEKALQKAHPGATWVILGWQENPLPELLDAIDRSKMLIVDGVSDRYTSVTNRERDWGGTPYCFGTIPNFGGRTTIGARAHLWNDKFFAWRDKADSALVGTAFMPEATDRDPAAFELFSELAWTPEKIDRAAWFSSYADFRYGGRDDGARRAWRALHDTAYQQRAVERSDPHDSLFCARPDLAADRAAEYAPRTLTYDPGRFDAALAGLLSVAGGLRSNPAYRYDVVDVARQALAHRSRQYLPQLRAAYRRGDLATFRALSTLWLRLMRLSDEVTGTNAAFLLGPWVNDARLMATNDAERAEFERTAKVLITVWGGRATSDTGNLHEYGNREWNGLMADFYVPRWQKWLDALEDALATGTAPVAVDWFAFEEPWTRERKDYPSRPVGDAYGAAVRVRDVLARAPYQGSLTVTAEPPVLPPGGSARLSAVFRNVNGLRATGRVDFALSGFGGTAEPEGPTSLASVAAAGSGTVRWRADAPDAPLDRPLRPLPYTVTVEYGPRGEDRVEGRFDGTLFEAGALDSGWLTHTNNAAVFGQLGERFGIDGAGADLWRGTTEFGTVYRAGALRDGTSVTLRVDSQAATGNWARAGIVVRNSLGTAGSAGFLNLAVTPANGVVLSYDSTGDGTLDTYRRITGIKAPVLLRLRRTGVGAYTGECSVDEGVSWRVVASVVVPGAVAGGQDVGLFMSATNGGSGARGLVEFSGWSLG
- a CDS encoding DUF1996 domain-containing protein — its product is MGRNTRKRRSPLAVRAIAASAALAVAGGGLVWANFYASAGESKSGQNSTLASAQVATIDCPDVGQQLTNVPERARQGVAKELALLDQQITEAYKRLADTRQAQAGDAGFVNNAIIGPLKSKRVATLDRIGINIRNAGGQVPQGMDQLAGCKGVADPNQTNAGGGQDQGGNNDGQDQNQDGQNQGGDGQDQNQGGDGQDQNQGGDGQNQGGNGQGGNGPVAGDFIDINQVQPNGGPKGVNGNGLAANGDGGSTGSFTTNCGTNENELRNSDNVIVAPGVSNGAQHQHDYVGNQSNNAFASDQDLANAQTTCQNQGDKSSYFWPVIRLQDGTNDIDANAPGGGQDGNVGKIVEPSQAELKFVGNKQGDVVAMPTALRIITGDAKSFVNGLNNANTNWSCTGFEDRVVTDKYPICPEGSSVVRTSFFQSCWDGQNIDSANHRTHVDFVEQDGSCSNGFQAIPQLQVRLVYDIPAPSIQNGQLQNAYAIDSFPDQLHKAITDHNDFINFFDENTMNQVVDCINSGQDCQ
- a CDS encoding NAD-dependent epimerase/dehydratase family protein — translated: MRLLILGGTEFVGRAVVESARARGWEVTVFHRGRHAPPAGVRSLLGDRTAPDGLAALVEAVSTGSGSGGGGWDVVVDTWSAAPRAVRDAARLLADRVERHVYVSSCSVYAWPPAAGYDERAPLVEGASADAEQTDYARDKRGGELAAVEAFGADRSLLVRSGLILGPYENIGRLPWWLNRVARGGPVLAPGPRDLPLQYVDVRDLADWVLGAAEQGLSGAYNLAGRTGTTTMGELLDACVRVTGGGAELRWTAPELILDAGVEPWTALPVWVPDGSDLHDALHRADVSRAERDGLRCRSVTETVRDTWEWLTGLGGVAPHRPDRPVVGLDPAVEAKVLGL